The following are encoded together in the Cervus elaphus chromosome 30, mCerEla1.1, whole genome shotgun sequence genome:
- the LOC122686658 gene encoding wiskott-Aldrich syndrome protein homolog 1-like — translation MVNGDGFQGRLFAKFISELPGTTARIVSNPILNTAINPTDFPDGQAKKATAGGAAGSARPAASPRTPSSSRGRRAPEAAKSHSGSRSFPSDPAPSLARLPRPPRARRCPPAAAHLCRLPTLDRALCSAGMQRTDLGPALAAAHWLLRAVPARPAPAPARAAPQACRPPVPAPTLPTGALGGAGGRPRAEVVEVGRLGRGRRAGRPDAPAWVRPRVPLSDSSPVTGRGPRAPSPTRRTAILGSSQVTQW, via the exons ATGGTTAACGGAGATGGCTTCCAGGGGCGGCTATTCGCcaagtttatttctgaactccCAGGAACCACAGCGAGGATCGTCAGCAATCCAATTCTAAATACCGCCATCAATCCCACTGACTTCCCTGACGGAC AGGCGAAGAAGGCGACCGCCGGGGGTGCTGCTGGCTCGGCCCGGCCCGCCGCGTCTCCAAGAACACCGTCTTCCTCCCGCGGGCGCCGGGCCCCGGAAGCGGCGAAAAGCCACTCGGGAAGCCGTTCGTTCCCCTCTGACCCCGCCCCGAGTCTCGCGCGCCTACCCCGCCCGCCGCGGGCGCGCCGCTGCCCTCCCGCCGCGGCCCACCTGTGCAGACTGCCGACTCTTGACCGCGCCCTCTGCTCGGCCGGAATGCAACGCACCGACCTCGGCCCCGCACTGGCTGCTGCGCACTGGCTGCTGCGCGCTGTCCCCGcacgccccgcccccgctccggCCCGCGCGGCGCCACAGGCCTGCCGACCGCCTGTTCCGGCGCCCACACTTCCGACTGGCGCGCTGGGCGGTGCGGGCGGCCGGCCGCGGGCGGAAGTGGTGGAAGTGGGCAGGCTGGGCCGCGGCCGGCGGGCTGGACGCCCGGATGCTCCCGCCTGGGTCCGCCCCCGCGTGCCCCTTAGTGACTCGAGCCCGGTGACGGGGCGAGGTCCACGAGCGCCTTCGCCGACCCGGCGTACAG cCATccttgggtcttcccaggtgactcagtggtaa